DNA from Desulfovibrio sp. UIB00:
TCATTCAACATATGCGCGAACGATATGGAATACACAACGTCTTTTTTGACTGTTGCAGAATTCATTATAGCATTCTCCATTATTCATCTTTCTCGCAATTTGTGTAAATCTGTTCATAGCCGCGTTCAACAAATGCGTTAATATCCATGAGAAAACGCAGTATTATTGCCTGCTCGTCTTCATCATATTTATTTACGATGCAGACTTTTTCGCCAAATGTTCTGTCATGGTTAATTTTATGGGCTTCAAATATTTTTTTTCCGCCTTCCGCAACCCTGAAATAGATATTTTTGTTGTTTTCCGGCTCCTGATAACTTTCGATAAGATTTTTTTTCAGCAGTTTTTTGCATATCTTG
Protein-coding regions in this window:
- a CDS encoding MarR family transcriptional regulator produces the protein MKQPQRIVAELIKISEHADAFRHGREDFFDDLNLTEVHCIHWIGTLDHANVTKVSNEMGMTRGAISKICKKLLKKNLIESYQEPENNKNIYFRVAEGGKKIFEAHKINHDRTFGEKVCIVNKYDEDEQAIILRFLMDINAFVERGYEQIYTNCEKDE